The following coding sequences are from one Fibrobacter sp. UBA4297 window:
- a CDS encoding RluA family pseudouridine synthase: protein MGKAPSDMFFESEVRPEYEGRLLLDSLSDRFTYHSREDWIDRLSRGLVTINGAVANVDTIAHRGDKVVYHVENYSEPEVPTDFETVFEDDEFILVAKPAGVPVHHTGRIFYNTFAAIIRREFDSETATPMHRLDRDTGGLILFARYGETAARFQKNLDRILLRKFYLAVVRGKFPEGEIECKMPLREDPEDPIRLRMHHRVDGKECFTRFKLVRHLDCPEIAPELSLVEAELITGRKHQIRAHLAEMGYPIVGDRLYYRDGEFYQKLAQGGELTEEDLKVLGARNQMLFAYKVELQLPYWKEPRVFESHAYPADMKRLLNGD, encoded by the coding sequence ATGGGCAAGGCTCCGTCAGATATGTTCTTTGAGAGCGAAGTGCGCCCGGAATACGAGGGTCGCCTTTTGCTCGATTCCCTCAGCGACCGCTTCACCTATCACAGCCGCGAAGACTGGATTGACCGCTTGTCGCGTGGACTTGTGACGATTAACGGGGCTGTAGCGAACGTGGATACGATTGCGCATCGCGGCGACAAGGTTGTGTACCATGTCGAAAATTACAGCGAGCCAGAAGTCCCGACTGATTTTGAAACGGTCTTTGAAGATGATGAATTTATTCTAGTTGCCAAGCCGGCTGGCGTGCCTGTACACCATACGGGTCGCATTTTCTACAACACGTTTGCAGCGATTATCCGTCGCGAATTTGATTCTGAGACGGCAACACCGATGCACCGCCTAGACCGCGATACGGGTGGACTTATCTTGTTTGCAAGGTATGGCGAAACGGCGGCTCGTTTCCAGAAGAATCTAGACCGCATTTTGCTCCGCAAGTTCTACCTTGCGGTTGTGCGTGGAAAGTTCCCTGAAGGCGAAATCGAATGCAAAATGCCTTTGCGCGAAGACCCGGAAGACCCGATTCGCTTGCGCATGCACCACCGTGTTGATGGCAAGGAATGCTTTACGCGCTTTAAGCTCGTGCGCCATTTGGATTGCCCTGAAATTGCTCCGGAACTATCGCTTGTCGAGGCGGAGCTCATTACGGGGCGTAAACACCAAATTCGTGCGCACCTAGCTGAAATGGGTTACCCGATTGTAGGGGACCGCCTGTATTACCGCGATGGTGAATTTTACCAGAAGCTCGCGCAGGGTGGAGAACTCACTGAGGAGGATTTGAAGGTGCTTGGGGCACGAAACCAGATGCTCTTTGCGTACAAGGTTGAACTGCAACTCCCTTACTGGAAGGAACCGCGCGTTTTTGAAAGCCACGCATACCCCGCTGACATGAAACGACTGCTGAATGGCGATTAA
- a CDS encoding DUF3450 family protein — MKFSFLPKVLLCLGLFGVFAVAQETVESVRRQIKTVEAETAREKSMHEAEKKRHAEFVEVGRKKVQNLSAQNKSLKAEIDSLKVELKKISAARSKTNGSIRYFENRKTKYADSLATVIDSLVPFFESDFPYRTDEAVKNIQEIASMLHKGLIETDDALNRTMEVFYDRIRLGYTTEVWKGFLQVDARNVAGTYLRYGAVASIFVSNDGNDVLFLTRNGLGYSWKNVSEDLTMRTVLKDVMKVAEGKTAPRLVTIPVSFPKEAN; from the coding sequence ATGAAATTTTCATTCCTTCCTAAAGTATTGTTGTGTCTGGGGCTTTTTGGCGTTTTTGCCGTTGCCCAAGAAACGGTAGAAAGCGTTCGTCGCCAAATTAAGACGGTCGAAGCCGAAACCGCTCGCGAAAAATCTATGCACGAAGCCGAAAAGAAGCGCCATGCCGAATTCGTTGAAGTCGGTCGCAAAAAGGTGCAGAACCTCTCGGCCCAGAACAAGTCCTTGAAAGCCGAAATTGATTCGCTCAAGGTCGAACTCAAGAAAATTTCAGCGGCCCGTTCCAAGACGAACGGCTCGATCCGCTATTTCGAAAACCGCAAGACGAAGTACGCTGATTCTCTTGCGACGGTCATCGATTCTCTCGTGCCGTTCTTTGAATCGGATTTCCCGTACCGCACGGACGAAGCCGTCAAGAACATCCAGGAAATTGCAAGCATGTTGCACAAGGGCCTGATCGAAACGGACGACGCTCTGAACCGTACGATGGAAGTCTTTTACGACCGCATCCGCCTGGGTTACACCACCGAAGTTTGGAAGGGCTTCTTGCAGGTGGATGCTCGCAACGTGGCTGGAACGTATTTGCGCTACGGCGCTGTTGCCTCGATTTTCGTCAGCAATGACGGTAACGATGTCTTATTCCTCACTCGTAACGGTCTCGGCTACTCCTGGAAGAACGTCTCCGAAGACCTCACGATGCGCACAGTCCTTAAGGACGTGATGAAGGTTGCCGAAGGCAAGACCGCTCCAAGACTAGTGACTATCCCAGTATCTTTCCCGAAGGAGGCTAACTAA
- a CDS encoding MotA/TolQ/ExbB proton channel family protein, with protein sequence MSFRNFTAFVFAASLVALTPTATLAQQNMTVDAVKKRAELNSAKADLEEARRKRDMAVAARWKDRETFNKERELFNEKYQLGKERVDALMSERTRLLEDVRVAREDLAQVKLQAEKARAEYLSLAAGPERLEMLAKFQEQGVPFKVAERIEAQNKVKKEMGLYRDDPLRIARSLLEVAKKEMKFTREVRTEKADLMFGSSVAEGDRMRLGGLFAMQMAKVTDINGFHPSALMLPVAGEKKRVYSWQENLSPETRKDVAKAFASANDSAFVMVPVDVLLSTELSSELANHQETTWKEDFAEFFHNGGILMYPIATLFILGLIIFLVRLVWLLVLGFGGRGARNAVKALANRDLRLATAESQSAHGEVGKVLRSVLGKNFKDRASAEKSLEVLFAGEVPKLEMGLSWISVFASTAPLLGLLGTVMGMIELFNVITMHGTSDPKLLAGGISIALVTTEAGLIVAIPLQLLHTLLVNISDSVRTRMEKTGLAVLNAIWIKEK encoded by the coding sequence ATGAGCTTCCGTAATTTTACCGCATTTGTATTTGCCGCAAGCCTCGTGGCGCTCACGCCGACCGCAACACTTGCTCAGCAGAATATGACAGTCGATGCCGTCAAGAAGCGCGCCGAACTCAACAGCGCGAAGGCCGACCTCGAAGAAGCCCGCCGCAAGCGCGACATGGCCGTTGCCGCCCGCTGGAAGGACCGCGAAACGTTCAACAAGGAACGTGAACTCTTCAATGAAAAGTATCAGCTCGGCAAGGAACGCGTGGACGCCTTGATGTCCGAACGCACCCGCTTGCTCGAAGACGTGCGTGTGGCTCGCGAAGACTTGGCCCAGGTCAAGCTCCAGGCCGAAAAGGCCCGTGCCGAATACCTCTCGCTCGCTGCAGGTCCGGAACGCTTGGAAATGCTTGCCAAGTTCCAGGAACAGGGCGTACCGTTCAAGGTTGCTGAACGCATCGAAGCGCAGAACAAGGTCAAGAAAGAGATGGGACTTTACCGCGATGACCCGCTCCGCATTGCCCGCTCGTTGCTCGAAGTCGCGAAGAAAGAAATGAAGTTTACGCGTGAAGTTCGCACCGAAAAGGCGGACCTCATGTTCGGAAGCTCGGTTGCCGAAGGCGACCGCATGCGTTTGGGCGGCCTCTTTGCCATGCAGATGGCGAAGGTCACCGACATTAACGGTTTCCATCCGTCGGCTTTGATGCTCCCGGTTGCAGGCGAAAAGAAGCGCGTCTATAGCTGGCAAGAAAATCTTTCTCCCGAAACGCGCAAGGACGTGGCGAAGGCTTTTGCTAGCGCTAATGATTCCGCTTTCGTGATGGTGCCGGTCGATGTGCTCCTCAGCACCGAACTTTCGAGCGAACTTGCAAACCACCAGGAAACCACGTGGAAAGAAGACTTTGCTGAATTTTTCCACAACGGTGGCATTCTGATGTACCCGATTGCAACGCTCTTTATCCTCGGCCTTATTATCTTCCTCGTGCGCCTTGTTTGGCTCCTTGTGCTTGGTTTTGGTGGCCGTGGAGCCCGCAATGCGGTAAAGGCTCTCGCAAATCGCGACCTCCGTCTTGCAACTGCTGAATCCCAAAGTGCTCATGGTGAAGTGGGCAAGGTGTTGCGCTCCGTGCTTGGTAAGAATTTCAAGGACCGCGCGAGTGCCGAAAAGTCTCTCGAAGTCCTGTTCGCAGGCGAAGTGCCGAAGCTCGAAATGGGCCTCAGCTGGATTTCCGTGTTTGCATCGACTGCTCCGCTCCTCGGCCTTTTGGGTACCGTTATGGGTATGATTGAACTTTTCAATGTCATTACTATGCACGGCACGAGCGACCCGAAACTTTTGGCAGGCGGTATTTCCATTGCCCTCGTGACGACGGAAGCAGGCCTTATCGTGGCTATCCCGCTCCAGCTCTTGCACACGCTCCTCGTGAACATCTCGGATTCTGTCCGTACCCGTATGGAAAAGACGGGCCTTGCCGTTCTCAACGCTATCTGGATTAAGGAAAAGTAA
- a CDS encoding MotA/TolQ/ExbB proton channel family protein, with amino-acid sequence MDEYSVIEATMSILLRGGWVLLPLFLIGWLGWFLMFERFGYYLMLKGRSTTKFFKDLDTVGEEAAFAKLRKRRFGYFLALVENVRKYRNDGPVAVRNAMLATRHELDVSLSKSLKTIVTCASIAPLLGLLGTVSGMVHTFETIKQFGFGNPVLLADGISEALLTTQAGLLVAFPLMLVYNYLERRVDSIGDFAWGEALKFEERCFAKEVE; translated from the coding sequence ATGGACGAATACTCCGTCATCGAAGCGACCATGAGCATCCTGCTGCGCGGCGGCTGGGTGTTGCTCCCGCTATTCCTGATTGGGTGGCTGGGCTGGTTCTTGATGTTTGAACGATTTGGCTATTACCTTATGCTGAAAGGGCGTTCGACCACGAAGTTCTTCAAGGACTTGGACACGGTGGGCGAGGAGGCTGCATTTGCAAAACTCCGCAAGCGTCGCTTTGGCTACTTCTTGGCTCTGGTCGAAAACGTGCGCAAATACCGCAATGATGGCCCTGTGGCTGTGCGCAATGCGATGCTTGCGACGCGTCACGAACTGGACGTGAGCCTTTCCAAGTCGCTCAAGACGATTGTGACTTGTGCCTCGATTGCTCCGCTCCTCGGACTTCTGGGAACGGTATCTGGCATGGTGCATACGTTCGAGACGATTAAGCAATTTGGCTTTGGAAACCCGGTGCTCTTGGCCGATGGCATTTCCGAAGCGCTCCTCACGACGCAGGCGGGTTTGCTTGTCGCTTTCCCGTTGATGTTAGTTTATAACTATCTCGAAAGACGAGTGGATTCTATTGGTGATTTTGCCTGGGGTGAAGCGCTCAAGTTCGAAGAACGTTGCTTTGCCAAGGAGGTTGAATGA
- a CDS encoding ExbD/TolR family protein — MSFIRKRSRSGGGIDVSPMLDMVFILLIFFIVTSTFTRETGVDVTKPKASTAKELAKESILIGVTRQGTIHINETQVNLSTLQTVLRQMMAEAPDRPVIIVSDRDAPNGVVVDILDECNLAKVRKVSISANKEE; from the coding sequence ATGAGTTTTATCCGTAAACGTTCAAGAAGCGGTGGAGGCATAGATGTCTCTCCGATGCTCGATATGGTGTTCATCCTTTTGATCTTCTTCATCGTGACTTCGACGTTCACGCGCGAAACCGGCGTGGATGTGACGAAGCCTAAAGCGAGTACCGCAAAGGAACTTGCGAAAGAAAGCATTTTGATTGGAGTCACCCGTCAGGGGACCATCCACATCAACGAGACGCAGGTGAACCTCTCGACTTTGCAGACCGTGCTCCGCCAGATGATGGCTGAAGCTCCGGATCGCCCGGTGATTATCGTGAGCGACCGTGACGCCCCCAACGGAGTCGTGGTTGATATTCTCGATGAATGTAATTTGGCGAAGGTGAGAAAAGTCTCCATTTCCGCGAATAAGGAGGAGTGA
- a CDS encoding energy transducer TonB translates to MLDFIAKYFRFPVAFVLSFVVGAVFFLAIPVINVLFFDKGVKSEKVLEEVTEVEVLVSEKKPEVKQKVIRTVATPNTFKVSAHMGVSRSQNFQMDLSLARGAAGDGVAVDAGTMENVIYEAGEVDEQAQVLREIQPKFPERAKKMGVSGYVKVFIVIDVNGDVSQAQVLTQDPAGYGFDIEALKAIRQWKFSPAQLRGFPVAQKATKEFRFVK, encoded by the coding sequence ATGCTTGACTTTATAGCGAAATATTTCCGATTCCCGGTGGCGTTTGTGCTCTCGTTTGTTGTGGGTGCAGTATTTTTCCTTGCGATCCCGGTCATCAACGTGTTGTTCTTCGATAAAGGCGTGAAGTCCGAAAAAGTTCTCGAAGAAGTGACCGAAGTTGAAGTTCTCGTGAGTGAGAAAAAGCCCGAAGTGAAGCAGAAGGTCATCCGTACGGTGGCAACTCCGAATACGTTCAAGGTTTCGGCGCACATGGGCGTTTCTCGCAGCCAGAATTTTCAGATGGATTTATCGCTTGCCCGTGGTGCCGCTGGCGATGGTGTCGCCGTCGATGCTGGCACGATGGAAAACGTGATTTATGAGGCTGGCGAAGTGGATGAACAGGCGCAAGTGCTCCGTGAAATCCAGCCGAAGTTTCCAGAACGCGCCAAGAAAATGGGCGTCTCGGGTTACGTGAAAGTATTTATTGTGATTGATGTGAACGGCGATGTTTCGCAGGCTCAGGTGCTGACGCAGGACCCGGCAGGCTATGGCTTTGATATCGAAGCGCTCAAGGCTATTCGCCAGTGGAAGTTCTCTCCGGCGCAGTTACGCGGCTTCCCAGTAGCGCAAAAAGCTACAAAGGAGTTCCGTTTTGTTAAGTAA